A single region of the Gemella sp. zg-570 genome encodes:
- the dnaA gene encoding chromosomal replication initiator protein DnaA — MSNSNFLWEIIVKKLKSELNEEVFSTWIAPNFIELVDMKNKQITITSNNGLISEYLKNIFDSKIKEIVKNSTSLDFEIFYNYLDDNSIKEDVRKIEKKKNTEDIILDNFLAKDKPSGSQNLFSTQSFIFDEYKQATPNKNITKSKDNTSINKNFIFDNFVVGEGNTYAFNLAYSAANDPGEHNPLFIYGGVGLGKTHLLHAIGNELEKNFPNFKIKCVTSEQFLNDFVNSIQTGNKHKNLAEEFRQKYREIDALLIDDIQFFSGKTSIQTAFFHTFNELHLAQKQIVLISDREPNELDGLDDRLVSRFDSGVLADITPPDYETRMAIIKFKCQENNLQIDDSIISYISGNITDNIRQIEGVLKEIKFKADSKNISLELVENILKHRIKNIKKKISPKDIINITSEFYNISVDNMLSAKRNKEIVTPRMVAIYLCRELTDLSLPAIGKLFNKDHSSIFYSNTKITTLIADNTNNILENIEIIKEKLTNL, encoded by the coding sequence ATGAGTAATTCTAATTTTTTATGGGAAATTATTGTTAAAAAATTAAAATCTGAGCTTAATGAAGAAGTTTTTTCTACCTGGATAGCACCGAATTTTATTGAATTAGTCGATATGAAAAATAAGCAAATTACTATTACCAGTAACAACGGTCTTATTTCTGAATATCTTAAAAATATTTTTGATTCTAAAATAAAAGAAATTGTTAAAAATTCTACAAGTCTTGATTTTGAAATCTTCTATAATTATCTTGATGATAATAGTATTAAAGAAGATGTTAGAAAAATAGAAAAGAAAAAAAATACAGAAGATATAATTCTTGATAATTTTTTAGCAAAAGATAAACCTTCTGGTTCTCAAAATCTTTTTTCGACACAATCTTTTATTTTTGATGAATATAAGCAAGCAACACCAAATAAAAATATTACAAAATCAAAAGATAATACTAGTATAAATAAAAATTTTATTTTTGATAATTTTGTTGTTGGTGAAGGTAATACCTACGCCTTTAACCTGGCTTACTCGGCTGCAAATGATCCAGGAGAACACAATCCACTTTTTATTTATGGTGGTGTTGGTTTGGGAAAAACGCATTTACTCCACGCAATAGGTAATGAATTGGAAAAAAATTTTCCTAATTTTAAAATAAAATGTGTTACCTCTGAACAATTTTTAAATGATTTTGTTAATTCTATTCAAACTGGTAACAAACATAAAAATTTAGCAGAAGAATTTCGTCAAAAATATAGAGAAATAGATGCACTTTTAATAGATGATATTCAATTTTTCTCTGGAAAAACAAGTATTCAAACGGCTTTTTTCCACACATTCAATGAATTACATCTAGCTCAAAAACAAATTGTTCTTATCAGTGATAGAGAACCTAATGAACTTGATGGTCTTGATGATAGACTTGTTTCTCGTTTTGATTCTGGTGTCTTAGCTGATATCACTCCGCCAGACTACGAAACCAGAATGGCTATTATTAAATTTAAATGTCAAGAAAATAATCTACAAATTGATGATTCTATAATAAGTTATATTTCTGGTAATATTACTGATAATATTAGGCAGATAGAAGGGGTTTTAAAAGAAATAAAATTTAAAGCAGATTCTAAAAATATTTCTCTTGAATTAGTGGAAAATATTTTAAAACACCGTATTAAAAATATTAAGAAAAAAATTTCACCTAAAGATATTATAAATATAACTTCTGAATTTTATAATATTTCTGTTGATAATATGCTATCAGCAAAAAGAAATAAGGAGATAGTAACACCTAGAATGGTAGCCATATATTTATGTAGAGAATTAACAGACCTTTCCTTACCAGCAATAGGCAAGTTATTCAATAAAGACCATTCTTCTATCTTTTACTCTAATACAAAAATTACAACATTAATAGCTGACAATACAAATAATATTTTAGAAAACATAGAAATAATAAAAGAAAA